A genomic region of Candidatus Eremiobacterota bacterium contains the following coding sequences:
- a CDS encoding alpha/beta hydrolase, whose amino-acid sequence MPTVRLETGISCYYEEAGAGVPLIFIAGVGADHAAWIPQVAEFSRYFRAITFDNRGIGRSDVPLHKDTYSVHAMADDTAALMEALGIEKAHVVGQSLGSVIAQELVLRHPERLLTLQLSVTWGRSDERIRNLSRVMCTLLDQGLVEEYTAYVYSLAFSPLLLETVPGLIEQLSDGNKENGTGRPTRQGLIGQWHAACSHNALDRLGDIDIPTHVIAGEGDALIHPAYAVKVAEAIRGSRFHFFRGEKASHLLHIEMARQFNMVTLEFIRNHIGF is encoded by the coding sequence ATGCCCACTGTTCGGCTTGAAACCGGCATTTCCTGTTACTATGAGGAGGCCGGCGCCGGTGTTCCCCTCATTTTCATTGCAGGAGTCGGGGCGGACCATGCCGCCTGGATTCCCCAGGTCGCTGAATTCAGCAGGTATTTCAGGGCAATCACCTTTGATAACAGGGGTATCGGCAGAAGTGATGTCCCCCTCCATAAAGATACCTATTCTGTTCATGCCATGGCGGATGATACGGCGGCCCTGATGGAAGCTCTTGGTATAGAAAAGGCTCATGTGGTAGGCCAGTCACTGGGCTCAGTCATAGCCCAGGAGCTGGTACTGCGGCACCCTGAAAGGCTCCTGACCCTGCAGCTTTCTGTCACATGGGGCCGCAGTGATGAGCGGATAAGGAATCTGAGCCGCGTGATGTGCACACTCCTCGATCAGGGACTGGTGGAAGAATACACTGCATATGTCTATTCGCTGGCATTCAGCCCCCTGCTCCTCGAAACTGTTCCAGGACTCATAGAACAGCTCAGTGATGGGAATAAAGAGAATGGCACTGGCCGTCCCACCCGGCAGGGTCTCATCGGGCAGTGGCATGCAGCATGTTCCCACAATGCCCTGGACCGCCTCGGGGATATTGATATCCCGACGCATGTCATTGCCGGAGAGGGTGATGCGCTCATTCATCCCGCCTATGCAGTGAAAGTAGCAGAGGCCATCAGGGGTTCCCGTTTTCACTTTTTCAGGGGGGAGAAGGCAAGTCACCTGCTTCATATTGAAATGGCGAGGCAATTCAATATGGTTACCCTTGAGTTTATCAGGAATCACATCGGGTTTTGA
- a CDS encoding DUF4405 domain-containing protein, whose product MRRTALNFLIDCLSLVILFGLVGTGAIIKWILPPGSGGQGRALHGGQGGEHIRQFIGMGRHSWGDIHFVLALLFVVLVFVHIMLHWQWIKCFVSPQTGAASPKAGPAGEDDRCLP is encoded by the coding sequence ATGAGAAGAACGGCGCTGAATTTCCTGATTGACTGCCTGAGCCTGGTTATCCTCTTTGGTCTGGTAGGAACCGGGGCGATAATTAAATGGATCCTGCCGCCGGGAAGCGGGGGGCAGGGACGGGCCCTCCACGGTGGTCAAGGAGGGGAGCATATAAGGCAATTCATCGGGATGGGCCGCCACAGCTGGGGTGATATCCATTTCGTGCTTGCCCTGCTCTTTGTGGTACTGGTATTCGTCCACATAATGCTGCACTGGCAATGGATAAAATGCTTTGTCAGCCCGCAGACAGGTGCGGCCTCCCCCAAAGCCGGGCCAGCCGGTGAAGATGACAGATGCCTTCCTTAA
- a CDS encoding ankyrin repeat domain-containing protein: MRNLWVLIISLVALLVAGCASESARARKELERKNVAYADEAFFQAVNDGRTADVVLFLKAGKEVTAKNSDGRTALHVAGAAGRREIAELLIMKGAAVNEKDVKYGFTPLHMACTMGHKETAALLIAKGAAVNEKGSQNGFTPLILACKGDFSDIAELLIENGADVKMKDGNDWTALHWAALEDRKEAAELLIEKGADCNAKNNNGYTPLHEAAKKGSLKAAELLVNKGADINVRNSQSETPLGVARSKGRREVYDLIRSRGGIQ, from the coding sequence ATGAGGAATCTCTGGGTGCTCATCATTTCCTTGGTGGCGCTGCTGGTTGCGGGGTGCGCCAGCGAGAGCGCCCGGGCCCGCAAGGAGCTGGAAAGGAAAAATGTCGCCTATGCTGATGAAGCCTTTTTCCAGGCAGTCAATGACGGGAGAACCGCTGATGTCGTACTGTTCCTGAAAGCCGGCAAGGAAGTCACCGCGAAGAACAGTGACGGCAGGACAGCCCTCCACGTGGCAGGCGCCGCAGGCCGGAGGGAGATAGCGGAGCTCCTCATCATGAAGGGTGCCGCGGTGAATGAGAAGGATGTGAAATATGGATTCACCCCGCTGCATATGGCATGCACAATGGGCCACAAGGAGACTGCCGCGCTTCTCATCGCCAAGGGTGCCGCAGTCAATGAAAAAGGCAGCCAGAACGGATTCACGCCCCTCATCCTTGCCTGCAAGGGAGACTTCAGCGATATCGCGGAGCTCCTCATCGAGAACGGCGCCGATGTGAAGATGAAAGACGGCAATGACTGGACGGCCCTCCACTGGGCGGCCCTGGAAGACAGAAAAGAAGCGGCGGAGCTGCTCATTGAAAAGGGCGCCGACTGCAATGCGAAAAACAATAACGGCTATACGCCACTTCACGAGGCAGCAAAAAAGGGGAGCCTCAAAGCGGCGGAGCTGCTTGTCAACAAGGGAGCCGACATCAACGTGAGAAACAGCCAGAGCGAGACGCCTCTCGGCGTGGCCCGCAGTAAAGGCAGAAGGGAGGTATATGACCTTATAAGGTCAAGGGGCGGGATTCAATGA
- a CDS encoding DUF4405 domain-containing protein — protein sequence MKAKQNYYIDMAMLFSFLVVTATGFLRWIFKPLADEGIWAAMLAPGCRLFGILHRWSGLLFVVLAFYHINCHWEWIVIMTEKLRKDSREGAASGGEEEK from the coding sequence ATGAAGGCAAAACAGAACTACTATATCGACATGGCGATGCTCTTTTCCTTCCTGGTTGTCACCGCGACAGGGTTCCTGAGGTGGATTTTCAAGCCCCTGGCCGATGAGGGAATATGGGCGGCCATGCTTGCGCCCGGATGCAGGCTTTTCGGCATCCTTCACCGCTGGTCCGGTCTTCTCTTCGTAGTCCTCGCATTTTATCACATCAACTGCCACTGGGAGTGGATAGTGATCATGACTGAAAAACTGAGGAAGGATTCCCGTGAGGGGGCTGCTTCCGGGGGAGAAGAGGAGAAGTGA
- a CDS encoding molybdopterin-dependent oxidoreductase Mo/Fe-S-binding subunit, which produces MKITVTLNGLRRQFYTEPGEPADALLRREGIISVRDGCNGEGTCGACAVILNGRLVNSCLLISAQIDGGDIVTVEHFSKHRTLTAIQSALVDTGVVQCGYCTPAMVLAIESLLRRSPNPGRSEITDALSGIFCRCTGYQQFYQAVELAVKRLADPGFVGPIAPSFRDDTRVVGKAKRKVDGAKLARGERAFVEDMVAPGACILKMMRSPHAHAYIKSIDTCEAEKVPGVVHILTHLNSPDIYYNQAGQGFPEPSPYDRKLISEKVRHVGDRVAAIVAETWEAALEAEQKIAVEYEILAPVLTIDEAAAPGAPLVHDSAVEYIAGGPDNLEEYNKGADPRDGRIIYQFPIHGDPRRNIAASVKGGIGDLEKGYREADVILEREYESAQVQCTPVEPHVVYTHMDGDRLVIHASTQVPWHLRRIVARVIETDENNIRVIKERVGGGFGSKQDIVLEEVAAYLTWVTGRPIFQRFTREEEFIASRTRHVMRVKVRLGAKKDGRLTAVFMDLKANTGPYGAHCLTVPMNACSKSLPLFLCDNMGFNVTTYYSNIAPTGAYQGYGAPKGAFALQLAVAELARELGVDHMEIIEKNRVREGEMLEILRCLGEGREGKPEKVMSCGLGPALARGRELIQWGEPVESSDPDWKIGKGFAIIQQGSGLPGLDSANAEIKMLSDGTFLLLSGGTDLGTGLDTVSVKFAAETLCVDMEKIAIIAADTDITPFDVGAYASSGTYFSGGAAHNAAKAMRDRLIQVTAEITGEKPEDLRLVYPGRVEGTIKSLAYGEIAHYAETGTGCGQLIATGHFTSDRASFPYGAHFCQVAVNVCTGEVKVEKYFALQDCGTPVNPELALGQMYGGVLKTIGHSLYEQMLYDGTGRCINANFVDYKVPMIQDIPGEFKAELIYTDDPYGPYGAKSISEIACNGAAPAIAEAIYDAVGVWMRTWPFTPEKILAALGKI; this is translated from the coding sequence ATGAAAATCACCGTCACCCTCAACGGCTTGAGGCGCCAGTTTTATACGGAGCCGGGAGAGCCTGCCGATGCCCTTCTGAGGCGGGAAGGGATTATCTCTGTCCGCGACGGCTGCAACGGCGAAGGGACCTGCGGCGCATGCGCCGTTATCCTGAACGGCCGCCTCGTCAACTCGTGCCTGCTCATTTCCGCCCAGATAGACGGCGGGGATATTGTCACTGTAGAGCATTTTTCGAAGCACCGCACCCTCACGGCGATTCAGTCGGCCCTTGTTGACACGGGCGTCGTCCAGTGCGGGTATTGCACTCCCGCGATGGTGCTGGCCATAGAAAGCCTCCTCAGGCGCTCCCCGAATCCCGGCCGCAGTGAGATTACCGACGCTCTTTCCGGCATTTTCTGCCGCTGCACCGGCTATCAGCAGTTTTACCAGGCAGTCGAGCTTGCAGTGAAAAGGCTTGCCGATCCAGGCTTTGTCGGCCCTATCGCCCCGTCGTTCCGGGATGACACGAGGGTGGTGGGCAAGGCAAAGCGGAAAGTGGACGGCGCAAAGCTTGCGCGGGGGGAGAGAGCCTTTGTCGAGGACATGGTCGCCCCGGGGGCCTGCATTCTGAAAATGATGCGCTCGCCCCATGCCCATGCCTATATAAAATCCATTGATACCTGCGAGGCGGAAAAGGTGCCGGGAGTGGTCCACATCCTCACTCACCTCAACAGCCCTGACATCTACTACAACCAGGCCGGCCAGGGTTTCCCCGAGCCCTCGCCCTATGACCGCAAACTCATCAGCGAAAAGGTGCGCCATGTCGGCGACCGTGTCGCCGCGATTGTGGCGGAGACCTGGGAAGCCGCGCTGGAGGCGGAACAGAAGATCGCCGTGGAATATGAGATCCTCGCACCCGTGCTTACCATTGATGAGGCTGCGGCCCCCGGCGCACCTCTCGTGCATGACAGCGCCGTTGAATATATCGCGGGGGGGCCCGATAACCTGGAAGAGTATAACAAGGGGGCCGATCCCAGAGACGGCCGCATAATCTACCAGTTTCCCATCCATGGTGACCCGCGCCGCAATATTGCGGCAAGCGTGAAGGGAGGTATCGGCGATCTTGAAAAGGGCTACCGGGAGGCCGACGTGATCCTTGAGCGCGAGTATGAAAGCGCCCAGGTGCAGTGCACCCCTGTTGAGCCTCACGTGGTATATACCCATATGGACGGCGACAGGCTGGTGATACACGCCTCAACGCAGGTGCCCTGGCATCTGCGCCGCATTGTTGCCCGCGTGATAGAGACCGACGAGAACAACATCCGTGTCATCAAGGAGAGGGTCGGAGGCGGGTTCGGCTCAAAGCAAGACATTGTGCTTGAAGAGGTCGCGGCGTACCTCACATGGGTGACGGGCCGCCCCATTTTCCAGCGCTTCACCCGCGAGGAGGAGTTCATCGCCTCCCGGACAAGGCATGTCATGAGGGTGAAGGTGAGGCTTGGCGCAAAAAAGGACGGCAGGCTCACCGCGGTGTTCATGGACCTGAAAGCGAATACCGGCCCATACGGCGCCCATTGCCTCACGGTGCCGATGAACGCCTGCTCCAAGTCCCTCCCTCTGTTTCTCTGCGACAACATGGGCTTCAATGTCACGACGTACTATTCAAACATTGCTCCCACGGGCGCATATCAGGGCTATGGCGCTCCAAAGGGCGCATTCGCCCTCCAGCTTGCCGTCGCCGAGCTTGCAAGAGAGCTCGGGGTGGATCACATGGAAATCATTGAGAAGAACCGTGTCCGTGAGGGCGAAATGCTGGAGATCCTCCGGTGCCTCGGCGAGGGAAGGGAGGGGAAGCCCGAAAAGGTGATGAGCTGCGGCCTCGGGCCGGCACTCGCGAGGGGCAGGGAGCTTATTCAATGGGGAGAGCCTGTGGAAAGCAGCGATCCGGACTGGAAGATTGGAAAGGGCTTCGCCATCATTCAGCAGGGGTCGGGACTTCCCGGGCTTGACTCGGCAAACGCCGAGATAAAGATGCTCTCTGACGGCACCTTCCTGCTTCTTTCCGGCGGGACCGACCTCGGCACCGGGCTTGACACCGTCTCGGTCAAGTTCGCCGCCGAGACACTCTGCGTAGATATGGAAAAGATTGCCATCATAGCTGCTGATACCGATATCACGCCTTTTGATGTGGGCGCCTATGCCTCAAGCGGCACCTATTTTTCCGGCGGTGCCGCTCACAACGCCGCCAAGGCGATGCGTGACCGCCTCATACAGGTAACGGCGGAAATCACAGGGGAAAAACCGGAGGATCTCAGGCTTGTGTATCCCGGGAGAGTTGAAGGTACAATAAAATCCCTGGCATATGGAGAAATAGCCCATTATGCCGAAACGGGGACCGGCTGCGGCCAGCTTATCGCCACGGGGCATTTTACCTCGGACAGGGCCTCATTCCCCTACGGCGCCCATTTCTGCCAGGTGGCAGTGAACGTATGCACAGGCGAGGTAAAGGTAGAGAAGTATTTCGCCCTGCAGGATTGCGGAACGCCCGTCAACCCCGAGCTGGCCCTCGGCCAGATGTACGGAGGAGTGCTGAAGACCATCGGTCACTCGCTCTATGAGCAGATGCTTTATGACGGCACGGGGCGCTGCATCAACGCGAACTTTGTTGACTACAAGGTCCCCATGATCCAGGATATTCCCGGCGAATTCAAGGCGGAGCTTATCTATACCGATGACCCCTATGGGCCTTACGGGGCGAAGTCCATCTCGGAAATCGCCTGCAACGGCGCGGCTCCGGCCATAGCGGAGGCCATTTATGATGCGGTGGGTGTATGGATGAGGACATGGCCGTTCACTCCGGAGAAGATCCTCGCCGCCCTGGGGAAAATATGA
- a CDS encoding FAD binding domain-containing protein: protein MFNEFLRPASVKEAVMLKNSSPASAYIAGGTEVNSRGWCMRRPGAQVPDRAIGVAHLPLAAIEETESGVIIGANMVIQDLLDNPATPPLLAEAARHFANRTIRNMATLGGNIGTNKSCSNLIPSLLALDARVHLAAESGDTDLPLLEHIARPDPCALILKVSVSRARINAKWATRRHSRTANDISILSVSVTLFGDSSKIESPRVAMGGVAATVVRLLELEKQLDGQSLPSRDEIEAEVKRMVTPIDDLRGSARFKRHIAGVMVGWALHQALDRKGGRS from the coding sequence ATGTTTAATGAATTTTTGCGTCCTGCGAGTGTCAAAGAGGCGGTAATGCTGAAAAATAGCTCTCCTGCATCGGCATATATTGCCGGCGGCACGGAAGTAAACTCCAGGGGGTGGTGCATGCGGCGCCCTGGAGCGCAGGTGCCGGACCGGGCCATCGGAGTCGCTCACCTGCCTCTGGCGGCCATCGAAGAGACTGAATCTGGAGTGATTATCGGAGCGAATATGGTCATCCAGGACCTTCTTGATAACCCCGCAACGCCCCCCCTGCTGGCGGAAGCGGCACGGCACTTTGCAAACCGCACCATCAGGAATATGGCCACGCTCGGCGGAAACATAGGCACCAACAAGTCCTGCTCCAACCTGATTCCGTCTCTTCTGGCGCTTGACGCCCGGGTGCACCTCGCCGCTGAGTCCGGAGATACCGACCTTCCCCTTCTGGAGCATATAGCCCGGCCCGATCCCTGCGCCCTTATCCTGAAAGTATCAGTCTCCAGAGCAAGAATCAATGCAAAGTGGGCTACCCGCAGGCACAGCCGGACCGCCAACGATATTTCAATACTCTCTGTCTCGGTGACGCTCTTTGGCGATTCTTCTAAAATCGAAAGCCCCCGTGTGGCGATGGGAGGAGTGGCGGCAACAGTCGTACGGCTCCTCGAGCTTGAAAAGCAGCTTGACGGCCAGAGCCTTCCCTCACGCGACGAAATTGAGGCGGAGGTGAAGCGCATGGTAACGCCGATTGATGACCTGCGCGGCAGCGCGCGATTCAAGCGCCACATTGCAGGGGTGATGGTGGGCTGGGCCCTTCATCAGGCTCTCGACAGGAAGGGAGGGAGATCATGA
- a CDS encoding ATP-binding protein, with translation MKQICFLSGKGGTGKTSICAAFASLAGGAVLLDADVESSNLPLVIPHEVLHTEPFYGRKEAVIAMNVCNRCRQCLEACAYGAVMESPQGEFAVTPSLCEGCTLCERVCPSSAISMRESLSGEWHVSKSGWGPLVHASLLPAEEASGKLVRVLRMMAESLAREGEYPAILIDGPAGMGCPAISAMTGCDAVVAVTEPTVAGLHDLERILELSGHFVIPTCLLINKSTLNPEIKTMMEQLCTARGLVIAGELPYDEAFREALAEGKAITEYRSTFNERLLMLWSAVRSFTERPPHGASNL, from the coding sequence ATGAAGCAGATATGCTTCCTCTCCGGGAAAGGCGGAACGGGGAAAACCTCGATCTGCGCGGCCTTCGCCTCCCTTGCGGGAGGTGCGGTGCTTCTTGATGCCGATGTGGAATCCTCAAACCTTCCCCTTGTAATTCCCCACGAGGTCCTCCATACTGAGCCTTTTTACGGGCGGAAAGAGGCCGTTATCGCCATGAATGTCTGCAACAGGTGCAGGCAGTGCCTGGAAGCATGTGCCTATGGCGCCGTCATGGAAAGCCCTCAGGGAGAATTCGCGGTCACTCCCTCTCTCTGTGAAGGCTGCACCCTCTGCGAGAGAGTCTGCCCCTCGTCTGCCATTTCCATGAGAGAGTCGCTGAGCGGTGAATGGCATGTCTCAAAAAGCGGGTGGGGCCCTCTTGTCCACGCCTCCCTTCTTCCTGCTGAGGAGGCTTCAGGAAAGCTCGTGCGCGTGCTCAGGATGATGGCCGAGAGCCTTGCCCGGGAAGGGGAGTACCCCGCGATTCTCATCGATGGTCCCGCGGGAATGGGGTGCCCTGCTATTTCCGCAATGACAGGCTGTGATGCGGTAGTGGCCGTCACTGAGCCGACCGTTGCGGGGCTCCACGACCTCGAGAGAATCCTGGAGCTATCGGGGCATTTTGTCATTCCCACGTGTCTGCTGATCAATAAGAGCACCTTAAACCCGGAGATCAAAACCATGATGGAGCAGCTCTGCACGGCAAGAGGCCTGGTCATCGCCGGCGAGCTGCCCTATGACGAGGCTTTCAGGGAAGCCCTCGCAGAGGGGAAAGCAATAACGGAATACCGCAGCACCTTCAACGAGAGGCTTTTGATGCTCTGGAGCGCTGTCAGGTCTTTTACAGAAAGGCCACCCCATGGAGCCAGTAATCTATAA
- a CDS encoding hotdog domain-containing protein, giving the protein MLLKLVKSGEKMMPVAIADGDHKRCFACGQKNSHGLKLHFAIEADGSVASEFFCDETFQSYDGTLHGGIIATVLDSAMTNCLFINCVKARTARLNIRYYAPVHTNERARVVTFLKRKLKNAYLLIARFFQGERLCAEAQAVFIRMAEGGRA; this is encoded by the coding sequence ATGCTCCTGAAATTGGTGAAATCCGGGGAAAAAATGATGCCTGTTGCAATTGCTGATGGTGACCACAAGCGCTGCTTCGCCTGCGGCCAGAAGAACAGCCACGGCCTCAAGCTTCATTTTGCGATTGAGGCCGACGGCTCGGTGGCGTCAGAATTTTTCTGTGACGAGACTTTTCAGAGCTATGACGGCACCCTCCACGGCGGGATAATTGCCACGGTGCTTGACTCGGCGATGACAAACTGCCTTTTTATCAACTGTGTAAAGGCACGGACAGCCCGGCTGAATATCCGGTATTATGCGCCAGTCCATACCAATGAGAGGGCAAGGGTAGTCACCTTTCTGAAGAGAAAGCTGAAGAACGCCTATCTCCTCATCGCACGGTTTTTCCAGGGAGAGCGTCTCTGCGCCGAAGCCCAGGCTGTGTTTATCAGGATGGCGGAAGGCGGACGGGCATGA
- a CDS encoding ATP-binding protein, protein MIISIASGKGGTGKTTVAVNLALSAERVLTLADCDVEAPNAHLFFPVCYAASRSFSMKVPVINRQRCTLCGECSAFCAYNALAVLEEKVLLFQDLCHSCLGCASVCPEKAISFRERPIGKIEKGEIPRGGGKPALHFIRGEALVTEHRGKFLIRALKDHIDRNMDALIDCPPGTVLAAEAMRGSGAVLIVAEPTVFGLSDMARILELSRAMALRVLVVINKSGAHDQMIEEFCAARGVELLGRVPYDLQIARSASKGSAISGEHDRYCSLFKSILERVTVLCS, encoded by the coding sequence ATGATTATCTCGATTGCAAGCGGTAAGGGGGGGACGGGAAAGACCACCGTCGCGGTGAATCTCGCCCTCTCGGCAGAAAGGGTGCTCACTCTTGCCGACTGTGATGTCGAGGCGCCCAATGCTCATCTTTTTTTCCCCGTATGCTACGCCGCAAGCAGATCTTTTTCCATGAAGGTGCCTGTCATCAACAGGCAGCGCTGCACCTTGTGCGGCGAGTGCTCGGCATTTTGCGCCTATAACGCTCTGGCGGTGCTTGAGGAGAAGGTCCTGCTCTTTCAGGATCTCTGCCACAGCTGCCTGGGGTGCGCCTCTGTGTGCCCCGAAAAGGCCATCTCATTCAGGGAGAGGCCAATAGGGAAAATAGAAAAAGGCGAGATCCCCCGCGGGGGCGGCAAGCCCGCCCTTCACTTCATCAGAGGAGAGGCCCTTGTCACCGAGCACCGCGGAAAATTTCTCATAAGGGCCTTAAAAGACCATATAGACAGGAATATGGATGCCCTTATCGACTGCCCTCCCGGAACGGTTCTCGCCGCCGAGGCCATGAGAGGCTCGGGCGCAGTCCTTATAGTGGCTGAGCCCACCGTCTTCGGCCTCTCTGACATGGCCAGGATTCTTGAGCTTTCAAGGGCGATGGCTTTGCGGGTTCTTGTGGTAATCAACAAGTCGGGGGCTCATGACCAAATGATCGAAGAGTTCTGCGCCGCCCGGGGTGTTGAGCTGCTGGGCAGGGTGCCTTATGACCTGCAGATCGCGAGGAGCGCCTCGAAAGGCTCTGCAATCTCCGGTGAACATGACCGGTACTGTTCGCTTTTCAAATCGATTCTTGAGAGGGTGACGGTCCTATGCTCCTGA
- a CDS encoding NifB/NifX family molybdenum-iron cluster-binding protein, with amino-acid sequence MKVAVTSQAQDINGQVDARFGRCQFFIIADPATLEYEAFENPAITASGGAGIQAAQFVAHKGVDAVISGNFGPKAHQTLVAAGVKMYSAHTRTVREALEDYRKGTLPSVSSPTAAEHSGL; translated from the coding sequence ATGAAAGTTGCAGTCACCTCACAGGCACAAGATATCAACGGGCAGGTCGACGCCCGCTTCGGAAGATGCCAGTTCTTCATCATCGCGGATCCGGCAACGCTCGAGTACGAGGCCTTTGAGAATCCCGCCATTACCGCCTCGGGAGGCGCGGGAATCCAGGCCGCCCAGTTCGTAGCCCATAAGGGAGTCGATGCCGTCATCTCGGGAAATTTCGGCCCCAAGGCCCACCAGACGCTTGTGGCCGCAGGGGTGAAAATGTACTCAGCCCATACCAGGACTGTCCGTGAGGCCCTGGAAGATTACCGCAAGGGAACGCTTCCCTCTGTCTCTTCGCCTACGGCGGCGGAGCACTCGGGCCTGTGA
- a CDS encoding zinc ribbon domain-containing protein — MPIYEYKCLQCGFITEQIMKTGDPQPACGKCGAGALERVYTSSFSVASSTREAAASSGTCCGSSTPCASPKHCCGK, encoded by the coding sequence ATGCCGATATATGAGTATAAATGCCTTCAATGCGGCTTCATCACTGAGCAGATCATGAAAACGGGAGACCCGCAGCCGGCCTGCGGCAAATGCGGCGCCGGGGCTCTTGAGAGAGTCTATACCTCATCTTTCAGCGTCGCATCTTCAACAAGGGAGGCCGCAGCAAGCTCCGGAACCTGCTGCGGGTCGTCAACACCCTGCGCGAGCCCGAAGCATTGCTGCGGGAAATAG
- a CDS encoding iron-sulfur cluster carrier protein MrpORP: protein MHSCKDTEKEQYMKQQDRLITGSLSQIGRKLVVMSGKGGVGKSTVAVNLAVALARRGNSVGLMDVDLHGPSVPTLLGIRGQRVFSELDRLIPIQYTDNLKVLSIANLVGGGDDAVIWRGPMKIGAIRQFISDVEWGLLDFLVIDSPPGTGDEPLTIAQTIPGGEAVIVTTPQELSLADVRRCVNFCRQVSMPVRGIIENMSGFSCPHCGKETAIFKKGGGEEGARLMKVPFLGAIPLDPAVMLSSDDGKPSLSAGEGPSAAAFQKIVEKIIIGGERQKSAGASAESEKEARGKDKKSMKKEVKTMKCAIPVQGGKLCAHFGHCEEFAIVAFEKGQIGSRELLKPPPHEPGVLPEWLAGLGVSLVIAGGMGSRAQELFRAKGIEVLTGAPGGTPEDLLRSYLSGTLRTGENVCDH from the coding sequence ATGCATTCTTGCAAGGACACAGAAAAAGAGCAGTATATGAAACAGCAGGACAGGCTGATCACCGGATCACTTTCTCAGATAGGAAGAAAGCTGGTAGTGATGAGCGGCAAGGGAGGAGTAGGAAAGAGCACTGTGGCCGTAAATCTCGCCGTGGCCCTCGCCAGGAGAGGAAACAGCGTGGGCCTTATGGACGTTGATCTCCATGGCCCGAGCGTGCCGACTCTTCTCGGGATCCGGGGCCAGAGGGTATTCTCTGAGCTTGACCGGCTTATCCCCATACAATACACCGATAATCTCAAGGTCCTCTCCATTGCGAACCTTGTGGGAGGAGGCGACGATGCGGTGATATGGAGAGGGCCCATGAAAATAGGGGCCATCAGGCAGTTTATCTCCGACGTGGAGTGGGGGCTTCTTGATTTCCTGGTGATTGACTCCCCTCCCGGTACCGGTGACGAGCCCCTCACCATAGCCCAGACCATTCCCGGCGGTGAAGCAGTTATCGTGACGACTCCCCAGGAACTGTCCCTTGCCGACGTGCGAAGGTGTGTCAACTTCTGCAGGCAGGTATCGATGCCTGTGCGCGGCATCATCGAGAACATGAGCGGCTTTTCATGCCCCCACTGCGGGAAGGAGACCGCCATCTTCAAGAAGGGTGGCGGAGAGGAAGGAGCAAGGCTAATGAAAGTTCCTTTCCTGGGAGCCATTCCTCTTGATCCTGCCGTGATGCTCTCAAGCGATGACGGAAAGCCTTCCCTTTCCGCCGGTGAAGGGCCTTCAGCGGCGGCCTTTCAGAAGATCGTGGAAAAAATCATTATAGGGGGAGAAAGACAGAAATCTGCAGGGGCTTCTGCCGAAAGCGAAAAGGAAGCCCGGGGTAAAGATAAGAAGAGCATGAAAAAGGAGGTGAAAACGATGAAATGCGCTATTCCAGTACAAGGAGGGAAGCTTTGCGCCCACTTCGGCCACTGCGAGGAATTTGCCATCGTGGCCTTTGAAAAGGGACAGATTGGCTCCAGGGAGCTTCTCAAGCCCCCGCCCCATGAGCCGGGAGTTCTGCCTGAATGGCTTGCGGGCCTCGGAGTCTCGTTAGTGATAGCGGGAGGAATGGGCTCGAGGGCCCAGGAGCTTTTCAGGGCAAAGGGCATAGAGGTGCTCACCGGCGCTCCGGGAGGCACGCCGGAGGACCTTCTTCGCAGTTATCTCTCGGGAACCCTGAGAACAGGGGAGAATGTCTGCGATCATTGA